From a region of the Corallococcus coralloides DSM 2259 genome:
- a CDS encoding phosphatase PAP2 family protein → MSRGPWRWVSGWDVMVTRPLGLLLLVVACVLGFVVLSDEVHEGDTQDIDERIVRSLRRDEDPALPRGPWWLSETARDVTSLGGFPVLALLTAAVCGFLLVARRYRTSLFVLSSIVGGWILNAALKNLFHRPRPSVVPHLTETMSTSFPSGHAMLSAITYLTLGALLAQFAEHRRVKVYLLAVALVLSVLVGCTRVYLGVHYPTDVLGGWVAGLAWALFVTVAARTVRRRSPALREEAQRPVE, encoded by the coding sequence ATGTCACGAGGGCCATGGCGGTGGGTGTCGGGTTGGGACGTGATGGTGACGCGGCCCCTGGGGCTGCTCTTGCTCGTGGTCGCGTGCGTCCTGGGCTTCGTCGTCCTGTCCGACGAAGTCCATGAAGGCGACACGCAGGACATCGACGAGCGCATCGTCCGCTCCCTGCGCCGTGACGAAGACCCCGCGCTCCCCCGAGGCCCGTGGTGGCTCTCGGAGACCGCTCGCGACGTGACGTCCCTGGGCGGCTTCCCCGTCCTGGCGCTCCTCACCGCGGCCGTGTGCGGCTTCCTGCTGGTGGCCCGCCGCTACCGCACCAGCCTCTTCGTGCTGTCCTCCATCGTGGGCGGGTGGATCCTCAACGCGGCGCTCAAGAACCTGTTCCACCGCCCGCGCCCCTCGGTGGTGCCCCACCTCACCGAGACCATGTCCACCAGCTTCCCCAGCGGCCACGCCATGCTGTCCGCCATCACCTACCTCACGCTGGGCGCGCTCCTGGCCCAGTTCGCCGAGCACCGCCGCGTGAAGGTCTACCTCCTCGCCGTGGCCCTGGTGCTCTCCGTCCTCGTGGGCTGCACCCGCGTGTACCTGGGCGTGCACTACCCCACGGACGTGCTCGGCGGCTGGGTGGCCGGGCTCGCGTGGGCCCTGTTCGTCACCGTCGCCGCCCGCACCGTGCGCCGCCGCAGCCCCGCCCTGCGGGAAGAGGCCCAGCGCCCCGTGGAATGA
- a CDS encoding histone deacetylase has protein sequence MIQAWLWKLGLGRGRVHVFYDEAYRLPLSGIESSVGIEPRGTDFTTWYLLEAGVVRAADVRHPVPVSYAQLARVHDARYLESLSDPATLARIYATDPSEVPVDALLDSVRLVCGGTLGAARLALARQGPVVNMAGGFHHARPDKGGGFCTVNDIAVAVADLRASGFDGSVAVLDLDAHPPDGTAACLAGQPKVWIGSVSGSDWGVLPPGVDETRVPDGCDDVTYVQKVKDLLTRMPASDITFVIAGGDVLSGDRFGRVGITLQGARKRDVAIASALRGRASVWLPGGGYHAESWKLFAGTVLVLAGLGHQRITARYDPLSARFQRIAHLLDPEKANTAGKAPHWEPFSLEDLEGPLRLGPEVQPRVLGHYTAQGIEYALFRYGLLSYVERLGYSRLRVQVASTGGTGDRIMVLGHAGGREHLLSDSVVEKKVLQGETFLFANWLSLRHPRARFSDTRPQLPGQEVPGLGLSRETTEVLLAMAQRLGLAGVAFRPMWYHLAVVARGRFHFSTPERQGRFEALMRDLSSLSLVEATRAVAEGRVRLDGQPYPWEPDDMLCHLSPVSLDAEAVAKERERCHFTVEPAAAPEPASG, from the coding sequence ATGATTCAAGCGTGGCTGTGGAAGCTGGGCCTGGGACGCGGCCGGGTGCACGTCTTCTACGACGAGGCCTACCGCCTGCCCCTCAGCGGCATCGAGTCCTCCGTGGGCATCGAGCCGCGCGGCACCGACTTCACCACCTGGTACCTGCTGGAGGCCGGCGTGGTGCGCGCCGCGGACGTGCGCCACCCCGTGCCCGTGTCCTACGCGCAGCTCGCGCGCGTGCACGACGCCCGCTACCTGGAGTCCCTCTCCGACCCCGCGACCCTCGCGCGCATCTACGCCACCGACCCGTCGGAGGTCCCCGTGGACGCGCTCCTGGACAGCGTGCGGCTCGTATGCGGCGGGACGCTGGGCGCGGCCCGGCTGGCGCTCGCGCGGCAGGGGCCCGTGGTCAACATGGCCGGCGGCTTCCACCACGCGCGTCCGGACAAGGGCGGCGGCTTCTGCACCGTCAACGACATCGCCGTGGCCGTGGCGGACCTGCGCGCCTCCGGCTTCGACGGCTCCGTGGCCGTGCTGGACCTGGACGCGCACCCGCCGGACGGCACCGCCGCGTGCCTCGCCGGACAGCCCAAGGTGTGGATCGGCTCCGTGTCCGGCAGCGACTGGGGCGTGCTGCCCCCCGGCGTGGATGAAACGCGCGTGCCGGATGGCTGCGACGACGTCACCTACGTGCAGAAGGTGAAGGACCTGCTCACGCGGATGCCTGCTTCCGACATCACCTTCGTCATCGCTGGCGGGGACGTGCTGTCCGGGGACCGCTTCGGGCGCGTGGGCATCACGCTCCAGGGCGCGCGCAAGCGCGACGTGGCCATCGCCTCCGCGCTGCGGGGAAGGGCCAGCGTGTGGCTGCCCGGCGGCGGCTACCATGCGGAGTCCTGGAAGCTGTTCGCGGGCACCGTGCTGGTGCTCGCGGGCCTGGGCCACCAGCGCATCACCGCGCGCTACGACCCCCTGAGCGCGCGCTTCCAGCGCATCGCGCACCTGTTGGATCCGGAGAAGGCCAACACCGCCGGGAAGGCGCCGCACTGGGAGCCCTTCTCGCTGGAGGACCTGGAGGGCCCGCTGCGGCTGGGGCCAGAGGTACAGCCGCGCGTCCTGGGCCACTACACGGCGCAGGGCATCGAGTACGCGCTCTTCCGCTACGGCCTGCTGTCGTACGTGGAGCGCCTGGGCTACAGCCGCCTGCGCGTGCAGGTGGCCTCCACCGGCGGCACCGGCGACCGCATCATGGTGCTGGGCCACGCGGGTGGCCGCGAGCACCTGCTGTCGGACTCGGTGGTGGAGAAGAAGGTGCTCCAGGGCGAGACCTTCCTCTTCGCCAACTGGCTGTCCCTGCGCCACCCCCGCGCGCGCTTCAGCGACACGCGCCCGCAGCTGCCCGGCCAGGAGGTGCCCGGCCTGGGCCTGTCGCGCGAGACGACGGAGGTGCTGCTCGCCATGGCCCAGCGCCTGGGCCTGGCCGGCGTGGCCTTCCGGCCCATGTGGTACCACCTGGCCGTCGTCGCGCGAGGCCGCTTCCACTTCTCCACGCCGGAGCGCCAGGGCCGCTTCGAGGCGCTGATGCGCGACCTGTCCTCGCTGTCGCTCGTGGAAGCGACGCGCGCCGTGGCCGAAGGGCGCGTGCGCCTGGACGGCCAGCCGTACCCGTGGGAGCCGGACGACATGCTCTGCCACCTGTCCCCCGTGTCGCTGGACGCGGAGGCCGTGGCGAAGGAGCGCGAGCGCTGCCACTTCACCGTGGAGCCCGCCGCGGCGCCGGAGCCCGCGTCCGGTTGA
- a CDS encoding glycine betaine ABC transporter substrate-binding protein, which produces MMRALSLAWLLLLTVACTSTEGGGGPQVRVGSKKFTESVILGEMVTQVAEQAGARASHRRELGGTTVLWEALRRGELDVYPEYTGTLRQELLVGRALPDDDALRKALADEGLRMSASLGFNNTYALGMKEAEAERLGIRRISDLKAHPELRVGFSNEFMQRGDGWPALRDAYGLPQRDVRGLDHDLAYRGMESGAIQLTDLYSTDAEIAAYGLRVLEDDRHHFPAYDAVLLYRADLETRAPRVVQALRRLEGSLTEAEMVQLNARARLEHVPEARVAADFLQASFGLTTEVRTDGRGARIWQRTREHLFLVGLSLVAAIALAIPLGVVAARRPRLGQGVLGLSSVIQTVPSLALLVFMIPLLGIGSKPAIAALFLYSLLPIVRNTAAGLQGIPWEVRESAEALGLPSGARLWRIELPMAAASILAGIQTAAVINVGTATLGALVGAGGYGQPILTGIRLDDVGLILEGAVPAAVLALAVSGLFEAVARVLVPRGLRG; this is translated from the coding sequence ATGATGCGCGCGCTGTCGCTGGCGTGGCTGCTGCTGCTCACCGTCGCGTGCACGAGCACCGAAGGAGGCGGCGGGCCCCAGGTGCGCGTGGGGTCCAAGAAGTTCACCGAGTCCGTCATCCTCGGGGAGATGGTGACGCAGGTGGCGGAGCAAGCGGGCGCGCGGGCCTCGCACCGGCGCGAGCTGGGCGGCACCACGGTGTTGTGGGAGGCGCTGCGCCGGGGCGAGCTGGACGTCTATCCCGAGTACACCGGCACGCTGCGGCAGGAGCTGCTCGTGGGCCGCGCGCTACCGGACGACGACGCACTGAGGAAGGCGCTCGCGGACGAAGGCCTGCGGATGAGCGCGTCGCTGGGCTTCAACAACACGTACGCGCTGGGCATGAAGGAAGCGGAGGCCGAGCGGCTGGGCATCCGCCGCATCTCCGACCTGAAGGCGCACCCGGAGCTGCGCGTGGGCTTCAGCAACGAGTTCATGCAGCGGGGCGACGGCTGGCCCGCGCTGCGCGACGCGTACGGCCTGCCCCAGCGCGACGTGCGCGGCCTGGACCACGACCTGGCGTACCGGGGCATGGAGAGCGGTGCCATCCAGCTCACGGACCTGTACTCCACGGACGCGGAGATCGCCGCCTACGGGCTGCGCGTGCTGGAGGACGACCGGCACCACTTCCCCGCGTACGACGCCGTGCTCCTCTACCGCGCGGACCTGGAGACGCGAGCGCCCCGGGTGGTCCAGGCGCTGCGCCGGCTGGAGGGCTCGCTGACGGAGGCGGAGATGGTCCAGCTCAACGCCCGCGCGCGGCTGGAGCACGTGCCGGAGGCTCGGGTGGCGGCGGACTTCCTCCAGGCTTCATTCGGCCTGACCACGGAGGTGCGCACGGACGGGCGGGGTGCGCGCATCTGGCAGCGCACGCGCGAGCACCTGTTCCTCGTGGGGCTGTCGCTGGTGGCGGCCATCGCGCTGGCCATCCCGCTGGGCGTGGTGGCCGCGCGCCGTCCGCGCCTGGGGCAGGGCGTGCTGGGCCTCTCCAGCGTCATCCAGACGGTGCCGTCGCTGGCGCTGCTGGTGTTCATGATTCCGCTCCTGGGCATCGGCTCGAAGCCGGCCATCGCGGCGCTGTTCCTCTACAGCCTGCTGCCCATCGTGCGGAACACGGCGGCGGGGCTCCAGGGCATCCCGTGGGAGGTGCGCGAATCCGCGGAGGCGCTGGGCCTGCCGTCCGGCGCGAGGCTGTGGCGCATCGAGCTGCCCATGGCGGCGGCGTCCATCCTCGCGGGCATCCAGACGGCGGCGGTCATCAACGTGGGCACCGCCACGCTGGGCGCGCTGGTGGGCGCGGGCGGCTACGGCCAGCCCATCCTCACCGGCATCCGCCTGGACGACGTGGGGCTCATCCTGGAAGGCGCGGTGCCCGCGGCGGTGCTCGCGCTCGCGGTCAGCGGCCTCTTCGAAGCGGTGGCGCGCGTGCTGGTGCCTCGGGGGCTGCGCGGCTGA
- a CDS encoding acyltransferase, whose translation MDLDAQRREQHKLRLSWMPWLYFSLKPRHREWAEAWQREVQDRLRALETVDIAEGCFIAPEARIFAEPGRTVRIGPGCSIGADAFVHGPVVLGPRVSLNARVSLDGGACGIRIGEGSRIATGATLYAFDHGLAPDRPVREQPVTSKGIVIGQDVWVGANAGITDGVTVGDHAVIGMGAVVTRDVPPWAIVGGVPARLLGDRRQRPRSGIPGGWEPPDSEGNP comes from the coding sequence GTGGACCTGGACGCGCAACGCCGTGAACAACACAAGCTGCGGCTGTCGTGGATGCCGTGGCTCTACTTCAGCCTCAAGCCGCGCCACCGCGAGTGGGCGGAGGCCTGGCAGCGCGAGGTGCAGGACCGCCTGCGCGCGCTGGAGACAGTTGATATCGCCGAAGGATGTTTCATTGCTCCGGAGGCGCGCATCTTCGCGGAGCCCGGCCGCACCGTGCGCATCGGGCCGGGGTGCAGCATCGGCGCGGACGCCTTCGTGCACGGACCGGTCGTGCTGGGGCCGCGCGTCAGCCTCAACGCGCGCGTCAGCCTGGATGGCGGCGCGTGCGGCATCCGCATCGGCGAGGGCAGCCGCATCGCCACCGGCGCCACGCTCTACGCCTTCGACCACGGGCTCGCGCCGGACCGCCCCGTTCGCGAGCAGCCCGTCACTTCGAAGGGCATCGTGATTGGCCAGGACGTCTGGGTGGGCGCCAACGCGGGTATCACTGATGGTGTGACCGTGGGTGACCACGCGGTGATTGGCATGGGCGCCGTCGTCACCCGCGACGTGCCCCCGTGGGCCATCGTTGGGGGCGTGCCTGCACGCCTGCTCGGGGATCGCCGTCAACGTCCCCGATCCGGAATT
- a CDS encoding ExbD/TolR family protein: protein MASDSQVLARRLCMGMAVGGRGGVKADINVTPLVDVVLVLLIIFMVMTPLAQEDTNVILPTAAQGEQSEKPEPFVFFLTADKVLYAGHDVFPDAARFQERIQQELRARPDRKLLLKADETLTCGDVLGVLRQSRDAGARKVSLGVSMRTN, encoded by the coding sequence ATGGCTTCTGACTCGCAGGTGCTCGCGCGGAGGCTGTGCATGGGAATGGCCGTGGGAGGCAGGGGCGGAGTGAAGGCCGACATCAACGTCACCCCATTGGTCGACGTGGTGCTGGTGCTGCTGATCATCTTCATGGTCATGACGCCGCTGGCCCAGGAGGACACGAACGTCATCCTGCCCACCGCCGCGCAGGGGGAGCAGAGTGAGAAGCCTGAACCATTTGTCTTCTTCCTCACCGCCGACAAGGTCCTGTACGCCGGCCATGATGTCTTCCCGGACGCCGCGCGCTTCCAGGAACGCATCCAGCAGGAACTGCGCGCCCGGCCTGACCGCAAGCTGCTCCTCAAGGCCGATGAGACGCTGACCTGCGGCGATGTGCTCGGAGTGCTGCGACAGTCGCGGGACGCCGGTGCGCGGAAGGTGTCCCTGGGGGTTTCCATGAGGACGAACTGA
- a CDS encoding ExbD/TolR family protein has protein sequence MYPRRPVVVKPQSGLQSDINVTPLVDVVLVLLIIFMVVTPLMRGELRLQIPPSGEVEYPPSNEGAPGLVRLSADGRLFLEGEPVSEADYVPRLRAFLAARPRGERELFFQPDAQASYARLIQALDGAKAAGAEAMGIGVDPP, from the coding sequence ATGTACCCAAGGCGCCCTGTCGTGGTGAAGCCCCAGTCCGGTCTCCAGTCCGATATCAACGTCACGCCCCTGGTGGACGTGGTCCTTGTCCTGTTGATCATCTTCATGGTCGTGACCCCGCTCATGCGCGGCGAACTCCGGCTCCAGATCCCTCCATCCGGAGAGGTCGAATACCCACCGTCGAACGAGGGGGCTCCGGGCCTCGTGCGCCTCTCCGCGGACGGGAGGCTCTTCCTGGAGGGAGAACCCGTGAGTGAAGCCGATTACGTGCCCCGCCTGCGGGCCTTCCTCGCGGCCCGCCCCAGGGGCGAGCGTGAACTGTTCTTCCAGCCGGACGCGCAAGCCTCCTACGCACGACTCATCCAGGCCCTCGACGGGGCGAAGGCCGCCGGCGCGGAGGCGATGGGCATCGGCGTGGACCCGCCCTGA
- a CDS encoding DUF4142 domain-containing protein translates to MSKANWKTRAVTAAVMTGLMGFSAHANDEEKQQKHEMKQGKAVGEAAAKRVQYVGKLAVFNNRQIKLARLAEQQATDPQVKQFATRLREDHENSQSQLRTWAQAQKLQISALSDSNVTSEDQTGTGGSGVQQGYQEKMKGTGEKLGKAIDQSNEEITKLQEKEGPEFDKAFLTRIAEDQKKGKEVLKEGRKEYKNDATFLALLSDTERVVSGNETQAKELEKQMKKK, encoded by the coding sequence ATGAGCAAGGCGAACTGGAAGACGCGGGCGGTGACGGCGGCGGTCATGACGGGGCTGATGGGCTTCTCCGCCCACGCCAACGACGAGGAGAAGCAGCAGAAGCACGAGATGAAGCAGGGCAAGGCCGTGGGTGAGGCGGCGGCGAAGCGCGTGCAGTACGTGGGCAAGCTGGCCGTCTTCAACAACCGCCAGATCAAGCTGGCGCGGCTCGCGGAGCAGCAGGCGACGGACCCGCAGGTGAAGCAGTTCGCCACCAGGCTGCGCGAGGACCATGAGAACAGCCAGAGCCAGCTGCGCACCTGGGCCCAGGCCCAGAAGCTGCAGATCAGCGCCCTCAGCGACAGCAATGTCACCTCCGAGGACCAGACGGGCACGGGCGGCTCCGGTGTGCAGCAGGGCTACCAGGAGAAGATGAAGGGCACCGGCGAGAAGCTGGGCAAGGCCATCGACCAGTCGAACGAGGAGATCACCAAGCTCCAGGAGAAGGAGGGCCCCGAGTTCGACAAGGCCTTCCTGACGCGCATCGCGGAGGACCAGAAGAAGGGCAAGGAGGTCCTCAAGGAGGGCCGCAAGGAGTACAAGAACGACGCCACCTTCCTGGCGCTCCTGAGCGACACGGAGCGCGTCGTCAGCGGCAACGAGACGCAGGCGAAGGAGCTCGAGAAGCAGATGAAGAAGAAGTAG
- a CDS encoding NAD-dependent succinate-semialdehyde dehydrogenase, with protein sequence MAIATISPTTGKTLRTFDVLSSEELERKLQRAAETFRSYRETSFADRARWMRRAAEILEVEAPRFGRMMTEEMGKPLEAAKAESIKSATACRYYVTRAEKLLRDTPIDVDGDTAFVRYQPLGPVLAIMPWNFPFWQVVRFAAPALMAGNVGLLKHASNVPQCAIALEEIFRTAGFPEGAFQSLFIETSEVNRVIEDPRVKAVTLTGSEGAGRAVGAAAGRAIKKVVLELGGSDPFIVMPSADLDKAVHTAVSARLINNGQSCIAAKRFIVAEPIAQEFERRFVERMKTMVVGDPMDPKTDVGPLATPGILEGLHAQVQESVKAGTRLLLGGKPQGGPGNFYPPTVLADPPPKAPAFHDELFGPVATLLRARDLEHAIELANATPFGLGASVWTQDANEQRRLIDGIEAGMVFVNALVASDARLPFGGVKHSGHGRELADLGIREFVNAKTVRITSASGAPPPSKHAGE encoded by the coding sequence ATGGCCATCGCCACCATCAGCCCCACCACCGGCAAGACGCTGCGCACGTTCGACGTGCTCTCGTCCGAGGAGCTGGAGCGCAAGCTGCAACGGGCCGCGGAGACGTTCCGCTCCTACCGCGAGACGTCCTTCGCCGACCGCGCCCGCTGGATGCGCCGCGCTGCTGAGATCCTCGAAGTCGAGGCCCCCCGCTTCGGCCGCATGATGACGGAGGAGATGGGCAAGCCCCTGGAGGCCGCCAAGGCCGAGTCCATCAAGAGCGCCACCGCCTGCCGCTACTACGTCACCCGCGCGGAGAAGCTCCTGCGCGACACGCCCATCGACGTGGATGGCGACACCGCCTTCGTGCGCTACCAGCCCCTGGGCCCCGTCCTCGCCATCATGCCGTGGAACTTCCCCTTCTGGCAGGTCGTGCGCTTCGCCGCCCCCGCCCTCATGGCCGGCAACGTGGGCCTCCTCAAGCACGCCAGCAACGTGCCCCAGTGCGCCATCGCACTCGAAGAGATCTTCCGCACCGCCGGCTTCCCTGAAGGCGCCTTCCAATCCCTGTTCATCGAAACGTCGGAAGTGAACCGCGTCATCGAAGACCCTCGCGTGAAGGCCGTCACCCTCACCGGCAGCGAGGGCGCCGGACGCGCTGTCGGCGCCGCCGCGGGCCGTGCCATCAAGAAGGTCGTGCTGGAGCTGGGCGGCAGTGACCCGTTCATCGTCATGCCCAGCGCGGACCTGGACAAGGCCGTGCACACCGCCGTGTCCGCGCGCCTCATCAACAACGGCCAGTCCTGCATCGCCGCCAAGCGCTTCATCGTCGCCGAGCCCATCGCCCAGGAGTTCGAACGCCGCTTCGTCGAACGCATGAAGACCATGGTGGTCGGCGACCCCATGGATCCGAAGACCGACGTCGGTCCGCTCGCCACGCCTGGCATCCTCGAAGGGCTGCACGCCCAGGTGCAGGAGAGCGTGAAGGCCGGCACCCGCCTGCTGCTGGGTGGCAAGCCCCAGGGCGGCCCCGGCAACTTCTACCCGCCCACCGTCCTGGCGGATCCGCCGCCCAAGGCCCCTGCGTTCCATGACGAGCTCTTCGGCCCCGTGGCCACGCTGCTGCGCGCCCGCGACCTGGAGCACGCCATCGAGCTGGCCAACGCGACGCCCTTCGGCCTGGGCGCCAGCGTGTGGACCCAGGACGCGAACGAGCAGCGCCGCCTCATCGACGGCATCGAGGCCGGCATGGTGTTCGTCAACGCGCTCGTCGCCTCCGACGCGCGCCTGCCCTTCGGCGGCGTGAAGCACTCCGGCCACGGCCGCGAGCTGGCCGACCTGGGCATCCGCGAGTTCGTCAACGCGAAGACCGTCCGCATCACCAGCGCGTCCGGCGCACCGCCACCGTCGAAGCACGCGGGCGAATAA
- a CDS encoding COX15/CtaA family protein yields the protein MTLPTAATRRFQWFSQGVLLYTLGVILWGAFVRATGSGAGCGDHWPVCNGEVLPRAPSIQTLIEYTHRVTSGLATVLAVALYVWGRREFPKGHPGRSAAFWALVFMLTEGLVGAGIVLLKYVAQDARLGRAVWMGVHLTNTFLLVGAQTLVVWSSKGRARMAFQGQGVVGALLGGSIAGMLVLGVSGAVAALGDTLFPATSLAHGFEQDLSETAHVLLRLRMFHPAIAVAMGALLVFGGRQVARLRPSPDVRRASAWLTGMYVAQLCAGIINLVLLAPVAMQLVHLLLADCVWMCVVRLCAAGLAEDAPRLEPATEPASRVEPV from the coding sequence ATGACCCTTCCCACCGCCGCCACCCGCCGCTTCCAGTGGTTCAGCCAGGGCGTGCTCCTCTACACCTTGGGTGTCATCCTCTGGGGCGCGTTCGTGCGAGCCACCGGCTCCGGCGCGGGCTGCGGTGACCACTGGCCCGTCTGCAACGGCGAGGTGCTGCCCCGCGCGCCCTCCATCCAGACCCTCATCGAGTACACCCACCGCGTCACCAGCGGACTGGCCACGGTGCTCGCCGTCGCGCTCTACGTCTGGGGCCGCCGCGAGTTCCCGAAGGGCCACCCGGGCCGCAGCGCGGCGTTCTGGGCGCTGGTGTTCATGCTCACCGAAGGCCTGGTGGGCGCGGGCATCGTGCTGCTCAAGTACGTGGCACAGGACGCGCGCCTGGGACGCGCGGTGTGGATGGGCGTGCACCTGACCAACACCTTCCTCCTGGTGGGCGCGCAGACGCTGGTGGTGTGGTCCTCCAAGGGCCGCGCGCGCATGGCGTTCCAGGGCCAGGGCGTCGTGGGCGCGCTCTTGGGCGGGAGCATCGCCGGCATGCTGGTGCTGGGCGTCAGCGGCGCGGTGGCCGCGCTGGGCGACACGCTCTTCCCCGCCACCAGCCTCGCGCATGGCTTCGAGCAGGACCTGTCGGAGACGGCGCACGTGCTCTTGCGCCTGCGCATGTTCCACCCGGCCATCGCGGTGGCCATGGGCGCGCTGCTGGTGTTCGGCGGCCGTCAGGTGGCGCGGCTGCGTCCCTCGCCGGATGTGCGGCGCGCGTCCGCGTGGCTCACCGGCATGTACGTCGCGCAGCTGTGCGCGGGCATCATCAACCTGGTGCTGCTGGCGCCGGTGGCGATGCAGCTGGTGCACCTGCTGCTCGCGGACTGCGTGTGGATGTGCGTGGTGCGGCTGTGCGCGGCGGGGCTCGCGGAGGACGCGCCGCGCCTGGAGCCCGCGACCGAGCCCGCCTCCCGCGTGGAGCCGGTGTAG
- a CDS encoding ATP-binding cassette domain-containing protein yields the protein MFLLEGVSKRFGAAQALHPLDLSLPKGATTVLIGPSGCGKSTLLRLLNGLLRPDTGRVLFDGQPLPEDGDALLAVRQRVGYALQGGGLFPHLTGARNVTLMARHLRWPEARIRERLARLMDLTRFPAEALERLPGELSGGQRQRVALMRALMLDPDVLLLDEPLGALDPLVRHDLQTDLRGIFERLGKTVVLVTHDLAEAAFLGDGIVLMREGQVVQQGTLDDLEARPKDPFVTRFIQAQRPLPLRRPG from the coding sequence GTGTTCCTCCTGGAAGGAGTGTCCAAGCGCTTCGGTGCCGCGCAGGCCCTGCACCCGCTGGACTTGAGCCTGCCCAAGGGCGCCACCACGGTGCTCATCGGTCCCAGTGGCTGCGGGAAGTCCACGCTGCTGCGGCTGCTCAACGGCCTGCTGCGGCCCGATACAGGACGCGTCCTCTTCGACGGACAGCCCCTTCCGGAGGATGGGGACGCATTGCTCGCCGTGCGCCAACGCGTGGGCTACGCGCTCCAGGGCGGAGGCCTGTTCCCGCACCTCACCGGCGCGCGGAACGTCACGCTGATGGCACGGCACCTGCGCTGGCCGGAGGCGCGGATCCGCGAGCGGCTGGCGCGGTTGATGGACCTGACGCGCTTCCCGGCGGAGGCACTGGAGCGCTTGCCGGGTGAGCTCTCCGGAGGTCAGCGGCAGCGCGTGGCGTTGATGCGCGCGCTGATGCTGGACCCGGACGTGCTGCTGCTGGATGAACCCCTGGGCGCGTTGGATCCGCTGGTGCGCCATGACCTCCAGACGGACCTGCGCGGCATCTTCGAGCGGCTGGGCAAGACGGTGGTGCTCGTCACGCACGACCTGGCGGAAGCCGCCTTCCTGGGCGACGGCATCGTGTTGATGCGCGAGGGCCAGGTGGTGCAGCAGGGCACGCTGGACGACCTGGAGGCACGTCCCAAGGATCCGTTCGTCACGCGGTTCATCCAGGCGCAGCGCCCGTTGCCCCTGCGGAGGCCGGGATGA